The Streptomyces durmitorensis genome contains the following window.
GCCTGAGCACCTGGTACGGCCTCACCGCCGAGGAGATCGCCGACGACCGTCCGCTGGCGGAGCTGGGGCTCACCTCCCGTGACGCGGTCGTCCTCACGGCACGCCTCGGCGAACTCGTGGGTACCCGGCTGCCCGCGACGCTGCTCTGGGAGGCGTCGACGATCGGCGCGCTCGCACAGCGGGTGGCGCGCGGCGAACCGGAGCACGGCGGTTCGCCGTCCGAGGCGGGCGTCCCCAACTCCCTTTCCGAAGCAGGCGATACGCCGGTCGCGGTCATCGGCGTCGGCTGCCGCCTGCCCGGCGGAGCCAATTCACCCGCCGCCTTCTGGCGGCTCCTGAGCGAGGGCCGCGACGCCGTGGGCGCCGTCGGCGACGACCGCTGGGCGGCCTTCGTGCGGGAGGGGAAGAGCCTGCCGGAGGACATCAGCAGGCACGGCGGGTTCCTCGGGGACGGGGGCATCGACGGCGTGGCGGGGTTCGACGCCGAGTTCTTCGGCATCGGCGCGGACGAGGCCACCGCCATGGATCCGCAGCAGCGCATGCTTCTCGAGGTGGTCCGCGAGGCCGTCGACCACGCGGCGCTGCCCGCGCCGTCCCTCGCGGGCACCCGTACCGGAGTCTTCGTGGGCATCAGCGGCAACGAATACGCCCATCTCACCACCGCGGACCCGGAGTCGATCGGCGCCTGGACCTCACCGGGCGCGGCCCTGAGCATCGCCGCGAACCGCCTCTCCTACCTCATGGACCTGCGCGGCCCGAGCATGGCGGTCGACACGGCGTGCTCCTCCTCGCTCGTCGCCGTGCACCACGCGGTCCGCAGTCTCGGGGCGGGGGAGAGCGACATGGCGCTCGCCGCCGGGGTGAACCTCCTCCTTTCCCCCGCGGTGACCCTCGGCTTCCAGCGGGCGGGCGCGCTGGCCGCCGACGGCAGGTGCAAGGCCTTCGACGCGTCCGCCGACGGCATGGTGCGCGGCGAGGGCTGCGGCGTCGTCGTCCTCAAGCGCCTCGCGGACGCGGAGCGCGACGGCGACCGCGTCCTCGCGGTCATCGAGTCCACCGCGGTCAATTCGGACGGCCGCTCGAACGGCCTCACGGCGCCGAGCGCGCAGGCCCAGCGCGCGCTCCTGGAGCAGTGCCATGCCGCCGGGCCCGAGACCGTGGACTACATCGAGGCACACGGCACGGGCACAGCCCTGGGCGACCCCATCGAGGTGTCCGCGCTCTCGTCCGCGCTCGGCGCGGGGCGTGGGCGGGCCGCGGACCAGCCGCTGCTCATCGGCTCGGTGAAGACGAACATCGGCCACCTGGAAGCGGCGGCGGGCATCGCGGGCCTCATCAAGACGGTCCTGTCCCTGCACCACGACGAGATACCGCCCCACCTGCACTTCACCGCACCGGGCCCGCACGCCGACCTCGACGCACTGGGCCTGCGCGTCGTCACGGGCCCCGAGCCGTGGCCCCGCTACTCGGGCACCGCACGGGCGGGAGTCTCGGCGTTCGGCTTCGGAGGCACGAACGCGCACGTGGTCCTTGCGGAACACCGCGTGCCGCGCGGCGCCCGCCCCACGGTCACCGGCCCCGCCGTCGCCCTGCTCGACGGGGTCACCGAGGACCGCGTACGCGCGTACGCGGGTGAGTTGGCCCAGTGGCTGACGGAACCGGACAGCCGCTCCGTCCGCCCGGCGGACCTGGCCAGGACACTGGCGGGCCGCGCGGGACGGGGCCGGCACAGGGCGGCGGTCGTCGCCCGCGACCGGGAGGAGCTGACCACGGCGCTGGACCGCCTGGCAGGGCGTGAGCCCGATGGGCGGGTGGTGGTCGGTGCGCCCGTGTCCGGGGACGGTCCCGGGGCGGTGTGGGTGTTCTCCGGGTACGGGTCGCAGTGGCCCGGAATGGGCAGCCAACTCCTCTCCGCGGAGCCGGAGTTCGCTGCCGCCGTCGACCGTCTGGAGCCGCTGCTGCACGAGCAGGCAGGTGTGTCCTTAAGGGACTGCATGGATCCTGGCGCCGATCTGACCTCGCCCGCCGTAGTCATGCCCGCCCTGTACGGGATGCAGGTCGCCCTCGCCGCGCTGTGGAAGTCGTACGGCTTCGAGCCCGCGGCCGTGATCGGCCACTCCATGGGGGAGATCGCCGCGGCCGTCGCCTGCGGCGCGCTCGACGAAGCCACCGGAGCGCGGGTCGTCGCGGTCCGTTCGCGGCTTCTCGCCGGGCTCACGGGCGGTGCCATGGCCGTGGTGGATCTCCCCGGCGAGCGCATCGCGGCCCTGGCTGCCGACTTCCGCACGCTCCAGGTCGCCGTCCACGCGTCCCCCGCGCAGAGCGTGGTCACCGGCTCCGCCGACGACGTGCGCTCACTCGTCGACCACGTCACCAAGGAGGGCGGCTTCGCCCGCTCCCTGCGCGTCACCGGCGCCGGGCACTCGCCCGATGTCGACCCGCTGCTCGCCGAGTTCGCCCGGGAGCTCGGCGCCGTGCGGCACGCGCGGCCCGGCTGCCGCCGCTACTCCACCGTCCTGGCCGATCCGCGCGACCCCGCGCCCTGCGATGCCGACTACTGGGTGGCCAATCTGCGGCGCCCCGTCCGCTTCCGGCAGGCGGTGCGTGCCGCCGCGGACGACGGCCACCGCGTGTTCGTCGAAGTGGCCCCGCATCCCACGCAGTTGCTTCCGCTGACCGAGACGCTGCGGGACGCGGACGTGGACGGCTCGCTGATTCTGCCGACCCAGCGCCGCGACACGGACGACGCGCTCACCTTCCGTACGTCCCTGGCTGCCCTGCTCGTACGAGGGGTGGGCGGGCTTCCCGAGCCCCGCCGGCTCCTGCATCCAGGGGCGCGCATCGTCGACGTCCCCGCACCGCGCTGGCGTCATCGCCGCTTCTGGGCGGGGGAGGAACCCGGCCCGCACGAGACGCCACGTCACGCCGCGGCCCCGAGCCGCGCCACGGGGCCGCTCGACCGCCTCCGCGGCTGCGTGGCCGAGGTCATGGGCTATACCCCCGACCGTATCGACGCCGACATGCCCCTCACCGACCTGGGCCTCGACTCGCTCACCGCGGCACGCATCCGGATCGCGGTGGAGCGGGAGTTCGGGGTGGAGGTGGAACCGGGGGTGCTGCTGCGGCAGGCGACGCTGAGGGGGGTCGCGGACCTGCTGCCGGAGCGGCAGTCGGCCGAGCGCTCGCGGGGCGGGGGAGCCACGTCCCACGCGGCTGCCCGCGGGGTCGAGCCGCGCCGTCCACGGCCGGGAAGGGGTGGAGCGGCGAAGGGGCCGCTTCGCGTCCTCGCCGACACGGGCGACGGAATCCCTCTCTTCCTGGCCCATGCCGCGGGCGGCACCTCGCAGGTGTACGCACGCCTCGCCGAACGCCTTTCCGGCACCCGCCCCGTCCACGGCTTCGACAGGCTGGCCGTTCCGGAGGATCTGCGGCCCCGCGCGGAGCACTTCGCGGAGCGCATCCGTGAGGAGCACCCAGGCGGCCCGTGGATCGTGGGTGGTTGGTCCTACGGCGGCCTTCTCGCCCAGGAGGCCGCGCGGCTCCTCACGCGGCACGGCACCGTCAGGGCCCTGGTCCTCCTCGACTCCGTGCTGCCCCTGCCCGCGCCCCCGGGCCTGACCCCGCTGGAGGAAGCCCACCGCCGCTACGCCGATTTCGCCGCGTACATAGCGCGCACGTACCGCACCCACCTCTCCCTGCCCTACGAGGAACTGGCGCGCAGGGACGACGCCGAGCAGATCGCCCTCGTCATGAAGCTGCTCGAGCAGGCTGTCGACCTGCCCCACGCCGTCCTCGACCATCAGCGCACCTCGGCCCTCGACCTGCGCAGCGGCGAACGCCACACGCCCGGCCCGTACGCCGGCCGGACCCTCCTCTACCGGGCCTGCGAACCGGCCCCGCACACCGTGCGCGACGCCCGCTACGAACGGGACGACGCAAGCCTCGGCTGGGACGCCCACTGCACCGACCTCACGGTCATCCCCCTGCCGGGGCACCACCTCTCCCTGCTCGACGCCCCGGTCGTGGACACGCTCGCGGAGCTCCTGACCCGCGACCTGCCCCATGCCTGACCCACCTGACCGCTGACCGTCCCTCCTGGAAGAGGACACCCCATGCCGCAGAAGCACCGCAGACCACGCAAGAAGCTGGCCGCACTCGCCGCGGTCACCGCCCTCCTCGCCACCGGCGGCGCCCTGGGCACCACCACCGCCCTGGGGGCACCCGCCGCGTCGCAGGCGGCGGCAAACGCCGCCGAAGGGCCGCGCGTCGTCGGCGAGAAGTGGCTCGACTCCCGCACCGTCGACCTCACCGTCGACTCACCCGCGGTGGGCAGACAGCTTCCCGTACGCGTCATCCTGCCGACCCGGTTCAAGGAGCGGCCTGACCGTACGTGGCCCGTGCTCTACCTCCTCCAGGGAGCCCACGACGACTACACCTCCTGGACCCGCGAGACGGACGTCGAGGAGTTCCTGGCCGACAAGGACGTCATCACCGTGATCCCGGCGTCGGGCCCCACCGGCATCCCCACCGACTGGTGGAACCACGGCAGCCCCACCGCCCCCGACTACGAGACCTTCCAGGTCGAGGAGTTGACGTCTCTCCTGCGTGACACCTACCGCGCGAACGGCACCCGCGCCGTCGCCGGAGTCTCCACCGGCGGCTACGGCGCGATGGCGTTCGCCGCACGGCACCCCGGCACCTTCGGCGCGGCGGCTTCGTACAGCGGTGTCCTGGACACGACGGCCCTCGGCATGCCGACGGTCATGAACGCCATCGTCGCCAGGGAGCTGCAGCTTCCGTCCGCCCTCTGGGGCAGTCCCTTCCTGCACCGCGAGAACTGGAACCGCCA
Protein-coding sequences here:
- a CDS encoding alpha/beta hydrolase, producing the protein MPQKHRRPRKKLAALAAVTALLATGGALGTTTALGAPAASQAAANAAEGPRVVGEKWLDSRTVDLTVDSPAVGRQLPVRVILPTRFKERPDRTWPVLYLLQGAHDDYTSWTRETDVEEFLADKDVITVIPASGPTGIPTDWWNHGSPTAPDYETFQVEELTSLLRDTYRANGTRAVAGVSTGGYGAMAFAARHPGTFGAAASYSGVLDTTALGMPTVMNAIVARELQLPSALWGSPFLHRENWNRHNPAALAEQLAGTRLYVSQGSGIPSSDFGNLEGAVLEGTLWGQARGFARQLDRAGVPATVHFYRGGSHAWPSWQQEFKASWPTLAAGLGLPATAP
- a CDS encoding type I polyketide synthase, which codes for MRDVGHAEVRAAIVESLSTWYGLTAEEIADDRPLAELGLTSRDAVVLTARLGELVGTRLPATLLWEASTIGALAQRVARGEPEHGGSPSEAGVPNSLSEAGDTPVAVIGVGCRLPGGANSPAAFWRLLSEGRDAVGAVGDDRWAAFVREGKSLPEDISRHGGFLGDGGIDGVAGFDAEFFGIGADEATAMDPQQRMLLEVVREAVDHAALPAPSLAGTRTGVFVGISGNEYAHLTTADPESIGAWTSPGAALSIAANRLSYLMDLRGPSMAVDTACSSSLVAVHHAVRSLGAGESDMALAAGVNLLLSPAVTLGFQRAGALAADGRCKAFDASADGMVRGEGCGVVVLKRLADAERDGDRVLAVIESTAVNSDGRSNGLTAPSAQAQRALLEQCHAAGPETVDYIEAHGTGTALGDPIEVSALSSALGAGRGRAADQPLLIGSVKTNIGHLEAAAGIAGLIKTVLSLHHDEIPPHLHFTAPGPHADLDALGLRVVTGPEPWPRYSGTARAGVSAFGFGGTNAHVVLAEHRVPRGARPTVTGPAVALLDGVTEDRVRAYAGELAQWLTEPDSRSVRPADLARTLAGRAGRGRHRAAVVARDREELTTALDRLAGREPDGRVVVGAPVSGDGPGAVWVFSGYGSQWPGMGSQLLSAEPEFAAAVDRLEPLLHEQAGVSLRDCMDPGADLTSPAVVMPALYGMQVALAALWKSYGFEPAAVIGHSMGEIAAAVACGALDEATGARVVAVRSRLLAGLTGGAMAVVDLPGERIAALAADFRTLQVAVHASPAQSVVTGSADDVRSLVDHVTKEGGFARSLRVTGAGHSPDVDPLLAEFARELGAVRHARPGCRRYSTVLADPRDPAPCDADYWVANLRRPVRFRQAVRAAADDGHRVFVEVAPHPTQLLPLTETLRDADVDGSLILPTQRRDTDDALTFRTSLAALLVRGVGGLPEPRRLLHPGARIVDVPAPRWRHRRFWAGEEPGPHETPRHAAAPSRATGPLDRLRGCVAEVMGYTPDRIDADMPLTDLGLDSLTAARIRIAVEREFGVEVEPGVLLRQATLRGVADLLPERQSAERSRGGGATSHAAARGVEPRRPRPGRGGAAKGPLRVLADTGDGIPLFLAHAAGGTSQVYARLAERLSGTRPVHGFDRLAVPEDLRPRAEHFAERIREEHPGGPWIVGGWSYGGLLAQEAARLLTRHGTVRALVLLDSVLPLPAPPGLTPLEEAHRRYADFAAYIARTYRTHLSLPYEELARRDDAEQIALVMKLLEQAVDLPHAVLDHQRTSALDLRSGERHTPGPYAGRTLLYRACEPAPHTVRDARYERDDASLGWDAHCTDLTVIPLPGHHLSLLDAPVVDTLAELLTRDLPHA